Part of the Mastacembelus armatus chromosome 6, fMasArm1.2, whole genome shotgun sequence genome, TGAGTCCCAAAGTCATTGCACAACACATTCATTGGAGGATATTGGATTATCTGTGAAAGAATaactaaagaaataaaattttcGATGGTGATATTGTTTCTTGATAGCAGGATCATGCAGATGTGTTAGATAAGCAGGGTTGTGAGGTAAAGTCTTCTGAAAGATaaaggctacaaaaaaaaaaaaaaaaaaaaaaattcctacCCAGATTTTTTGCCTATGTGTATCCATCAGGTGTCCCAGAGTTCCATGCTCTGGTGGGCAATGAGGCAGCAGAGGAGCTGCGATGCAGTGTGGGGGATGCAGCCCGTACACGCCAGGCACTGAAGAAGTGTTTCACCAGGATGATGAACTGTGAAAAAAAGGTGTTCGTAGACCAGCTAAACATGCTGGTGAAGAGAGTCACTGAAGAGGGTGAGGACATGAACAGTTAATTAGTTTATCCGTCAGTAAACACTTAGTCAGCAATTATTAAAAATACTGCGTATGTGTGTATAAGGGTTGAACTGCAACATATCAGGCTTCTTATTGCAAACTGCACTCTACATGAAGATTATGTACTTCATTTAACTGGTATACTGCAGAACaggcaaactgaaaaaaaaaatcttttggtGTGTAAAAAAGAATTTGTAATAAAGTTATGATTTGCTGTGCCTGTTACATACAGACATTATCATGAGGATTGTTAAATAACCATGAATATTCTTCATTTGATCACAGTCAACAGTTTGGTATTAGATGCAAATGTATGTTAGAATTATTGACTGGTTGAAAAAAGTGATACAtgctaaaatattttctaatcCTACATATAAAGGGCCTTATATGTTTAAGAAGTCTTTTTTTGACATACCCATGGATGTTTGATCTGTGTAGGTGCAGCGGGGAAGGACACATCAACCAGCAATGGTGACCTGTTGCTCCGTCTCCATTCCCAGTATCCCGGAGACATCGGCTGCTTCTCCATCTACTTCCTCAACCACGTGGTCCTCAATCCAGGCCAGGCCATGTTCCTGGGAGCCAACGAGCCTCACGCTTACCTTTATGGAGGTCAGTAGATgctttttgtttacattcatgAGATTTAGTGCTGACTTGGTGCAATAGCTCCAGTATCCCTGCCCTGCATGACAAAGAAGCAACAGGTGCAATATCAAAAGATAGCACTGGAatgatgctgtgtttttcttataGTCTGACAAACCCAATTAAAACCAAAGATCAACAATgttagtgtgtctgtctgtctcaatACTTTCAAACTTTGctactgaaaacacatttttaaaagctgataaTCTAAGTGTTCTCTTTTTAACTACCAGCACGTTAAAGAATTTATGGATTGCTGAACACATTTAACATCACAGGCTGATTGTGTCTTAGATTGTAAGACTGAGAATTAATTTTTCCATTTGAATCAGTTAACCACCTGCTCtgctcatttaaaatgtgatctCCGTTTGTCTATTCATCCACCTATGTAGACTGTATCGAGTGTATGGCCTGCTCAGACAACACAGTGAGGGCAGGTCTCACACCGAAATACATCGATGTTAACACGCTGTGTGAAATGCTGAACTACAGCCCTGCCCCCGCCAGCTCCAAGATCTTCCCGCATGTGCAGGACTCCTCAGAcccctgtgtgtctctgtatgacCCCCCAGTGCCAGATTTCGCTGTAATAAGGATACAGGTAGGAGACCTCATTTAATTAACTGATTACACATCAGAAGCTTGAATTATGTTATATACAAACACGCTCACCTTGTTCTATCCTGTCCTCTTCCCAGGTCCCAGCCTCAGTGAAGCAGTACACTGTGGCTCCAGTTGACAGTGCCAGCATCCTCCTGGTCATCGAAGGCGATGCCACAGCAACCTCCGCTGCTGCTTTCTCTGACGTTACACTGAGGCGGGGCACCGTCCTGTTTGTCTCTGCCAATGAGAGCGTCTCCCTGCACATTGCCTCTCCCTTAGGAATGACCATGTTTCGGGCCTGCTGCCTCCTGTAGTTAGTCTGTGGCTTTTTGAAACATACTACCTATTGTTTCTCTGGTTTGACCCAGCAAGGTCTATACTGCATCATGGATTGAGCCCAAGGACTGATGTGCACTCTTGGTAGGTAGTATGCTAAAGGAGCTCTCAGACAGTGTGTCAAATGCCTGTCTGTGCCCACTGCTTCCCCCAACCCAAACCTAACCTGACTGCTGGGTCAACTCTTTGCATCAGCAGCTTTAAAATTCAGCAGTAACCCAGTGCTGCTGGATTTTATTTGGTCTTTCTACCTGTAGTGGTGCAAGTACAACTTCTCGTCCTCAAATGTACGCATCTAACATGTTGGATGCAGAACATTGTACTTAGAATAACAAGTAAAACATACCCAgctgccagtttattaggtacagtATATCTAGCTAGATCTAATAAAGTTTACtaaaacagtcctgcaataaaacCTTTTGTGAAAGTGATAATGTTCaatttttgttgaaactgttttacaaGGGTCTTGATTCAACTGTATGAATTGcattataatgtataatatgtagtctgtgctgctgctgagcagtTTTAGTgttcaaaaacatatttcatcaataactgaacattatcacttCATAACACCTAAACTGCCAACACTGTCTGCAACACTGATCATCaccatatttttaaattagttaATTTAATAGCTGAGCTTAAAGTCTTCTACATGCTGAACAATAAAGTTGGAAACATACAATACCATGACAACAGGGCAAACTATCTCCTGATGAGAAGAGAAAAGTCCATCCACTAAATTAATCTAGTAGCAGGATTGTTTTCttcaaaaacacagtttttcatGACAACTAAGCAAACTCCAGCACCTGCTGAAgactaaatgtgtgttttgttactgGGAGGCATTCAGTGTTGgagacatttttgctttttagtCTATGTACAGCTGCAGGTTCTAATTtttcagtctgaaatatataGCACACACTAACTAGGTTATTCAAACAGCAGGGTGGAGAATATGTTTACACTGGTGCAGTACACCACCACTCACTGCTATACCTACAGTGCCACAGAGGACTGAGCATATCTGTTTAATAAGCCAGCAGTTGTCTTCCCCCAGGGTTACTGGTGAAACTacctgttttatcattttaacaaGTAAATATCCACCTTCTAGAATAAATTAGTGTATTAACAGTTGAGAGTATATAGTGCTATAACTGACATGCCTGTGCATGCTTGATGTAAAGCAGTAACACTAGGGAGGGACTTTCTTGACTGATAATGGTACAAATCCCACTAGTCACAGTGATGTTGACCCTTAATGAGTATTACTGCTTTTAACTGTTACCAGTGCATGTTTACGGTCAGGAAACTACAAAAGTACTGAACCATCctaaataataaacacacacaaaaaaaaaaagaaacaagcaaGACGGGCCACCGATTTGGATGTATCCCATGAAGCATGACTACATTAGAAACAGGAATGCCTATTGATTAAAACCCCAACTTGTATTGAaatgcactgctgctgcttgttgGATACTTGCACAACTTAACCCATCAACTTCCCCATGACTTGTACAATAGTACAACAAAATGCTGCATTCAGTTTGACAGtaatatataaacaaacatttgagtGTTTGAAGCCAAACTTTTCAGgctttgtatgttttgttatttatcaATATGTGACATTACATGCTAAGACTATATCCCTAAAACAGTACTGTATTAGAAGGTTTTTACATGTGCATTGCTACCATGAGGCCAGTGGTTTATCTTCAGAGTATTTCATGGTGACTTTCGTCCAAGAAGGTACAATATTGTAAACTTCAGTATGGTGCAAACTACTGCGTAATATTCCAGTTCATACCAGGGTCAAACTGAATTCAGTAAACCATGATGTGGATTTTCTTGTTGTAATAGTTTTTATAGGCTATGTTGAAATCAAATATTTGAGAAGGAATGCTCTATCAGCCTGCCATCCTACCAGtgaataaatatttatctttagAGTTTGACATGGATGAATTGAGCCAACCTAGTTAATGTTTTTATCTAATGTACATCACGACCATGTTAGTGATGTGGGTCAATCTCTAAGCTTGTCCTTATGATAGATGCAGTAAACCTTTAGTTGTCTGCTGTTACTAAAGTTGTTGGAAAGTGGGATAATACTAAGATGGAATAGACTTATCTTTTGAATTAAATAATCATTACCTCAAATTCCTTGTTCTGTATCTGTAAAACTGTGGGGCCTCCAGTTATTTTGTCTAGAAACAACATACTATCTGCcatgttttctaaatgttttaattttatgatGTAACCTGGTAGAGGTCTTGGTTTCTGGGAATTTTAACTATCACACATCTTTGTTACTGGCCTTGTTTTAAGTctcattttagttttaatacTGTATGTCCAGGACTGCACATAGGTTATTTCTGGCCTTAgggttttatttcactttttaactTATGTCCTTCAAATGCACACAGGTCTGAAGGCCACAGTGTTTTATCCTAATTGTTTAACTATTACAATAACCTGTCATTGAATGTTTTTCTAGAGAAGGCAtgatttagcatttttaaatatagtgaTGCTGAAAGCATGGAACTGCAGAGAACCCGTGTCTGTAAAAGTGGTTTAATAAAGCCTTGTTGTGTTACTACACTGTGTGCTCCTTACTGAGCAAAAGACTCAGACAAGTAAGATATGTTGACCTATGCAATAATCTGAATATGTACTTAAATTGAGGAGTTTATGTATTATCAAAGTGCAAGCAAGTGCAATCTACTTCTACCtatgtttttattaacacaTTTCATACATCAGCTAAATACCCACAGTAATACCTTCAGAAAATTGAACATCAGCCTGATTAAGCATAATTTAACAGTGGGGCagggaaaaaaagtgttttatttttgttattttggttATCCATATAATTACTCCGAATATAGAGGAATTGTTATGAGCATTTTATTCTCACATTTTAGAGACAAATCATGAACGAACTCATTGATATGGTAATTCATGGTAATTGACAGATTaagtgataatgaaaacaaatatttgctcAACATTAAGGTAGTATTCTTACTAATAGCCATGTTGAATCCAGCCACATTTCCCAGCCCTGCCAATGGTTGTTTGGAAATATTAAAACGCTGGAGGTTACAGATTCTAATCACCAGAAGGTAATGTTAACACCCCAGTGctgcacagggagaacataatTCGTGACTTCCACATGTGgatgtgttgtgtttgtattcTGCCCTCACCTTTCAAAGGCTTCCACAAACTGCTGCCGTGCTCGTTCTCCATTGTTCCTTAACTGATGAGGAAGAGCTTGTTTGAAGTTACTGTTCCTCAATAGTCCTTCATGTGTTCCACCATCAACAATTAAACTGGAGACCTTTGGCTTGGTTTGCCATGACTGTTTATTGTCTTGTGCCATATCAGAATCCAGTGGGTTTTAGATGTtatacactgtacatacagGCTTTAAGTTTTCTCTTAATAATTTAttgatataaaatgttttataatctATTAAGTTCATCATCATGGTCCTCTGGTTGGTTTTCTGTGACCTTCACTGCCTGCCTGAAGTGCTCCCACAGGGGGCGCTGTCCTGGTGGTTTACATAGTGATTTAGCTTTGGCAGCTGTCACCGATGGCTTGTTCTCCATGGTGTCCAGAGTAAACGCATGTTTACAGACCAACTGTGGCAGGGGCTGAAGCACACCATAAAGTGTCTGTAATGCCCGCACATCCTCCAAAGCATCATGGGCCTTGTAGTTCACACCCACCAGTTCCCTGACCAGATTCTCCTGTCGGAAACTCTGGACACGACTGTCCTTCAGCATCTCTCTAGACAGTGGTAGCGTGTCAACAAAGCCTGAGATTGAGGACTCAAACTGCGCTCTGAGGTTCAGTTCATCGAGCACTCGAGCTAGTAGAGGACAGTCAAAGCGACGGATGTTGTGGCCAATGACAAGCGGGCGTCCGAGCATTTGAAGGAAAGCAATGAAGGAGACCAGCACCTCTCGCAGGGAGTTGGTGAGGACAAGCTGACGATGGAGGTACAGTTTCTGTCTGCAGACCCGGAAGCCAGTCACTCTGGCTGCTCCTCGCTCCATTCGACCCCGGGGGATCACATAGAGGTTGAGTGAGTGTCTGCCACTTACTGCAGCCAGCTGGACTATCTCACAGCCCTGACCTGGTGGAATAACAACTGCTTCAGATGATTTCTTTCCCCTGGAAATATCTTCCAGACACATGACAGCAAAGCAGCAGATCTGAAAACTCCACCAAACTCGTTATAGCCTGAACTACACCCTGGTGTCAGCCAAAAATGAAGTTACTTGGAAGGGGTTATGtaaacatataacatatatcTACAAATCTATAAAAATACGGTCCCACTGACTGCAAAACCTGCCTAAAAATCATCACGATTTTAGGTTTTCTGTGGAATTAACTTGACATTATTGGTAGATATAGCCAAGATAAATGTACACAGCAAACGGGAGGTGCCAATAACGAAATCGGCGTCATTAATTTTCCCTAATGTGAACACTTATAGAGTAAAAACGGACGGCACGTAGCCATTGAGGTGGTAATCCCACAGTAGCAACCCACTAAAACCATGCCCTTCCTCAGTCAAGTCTGGCAGTACCACAGTGAAATTTTAGCCGAGATAAGTCATTTAGCAACATGTAAAGTTTGGCTAACAATGTTAACAAACGACCTCACCCAGTCCAGTCGTCTCCAAGTCAAAGAAAACCAGAGGCCGCTGAgatgtttcagctttttctgaCTCTGACTTTTGCATCACGCCACGACGGCTTCCTAAACCGTGACTGCGATAGTTAAATTTTGTAAAACAAACGTAAGAAAGACGAAGCGAAATGTGCTGATAGTTCGTAAATTAACTACTCGGCGTCAACAGTTTTCCCgccatgttttttaaaacaccTGACCGGAAACTCAaaactttcaaaacaaaaacctggtttaaggatgaaaataaaactcacaAACTGAAAATACGATAGTTGTATCCCTGTAACAGATTGGATTTTACATTTACCAACACTGATTATATAGCTGCACATATTAAGAGAGTACATCATACACTAAAACCTAAAATTGTTGGTTATTTGAGAGATAGGATATACATTATAGAGACATTTCACCTagtgtcatatatatatatatatatatataaattaaataacaaaaaatctGGGaggattaaacaaatgtttattgtttcttatGCAAATATCTGCTACTATtaactgaaaagacaaaagagtaCAACACAGAGATTTGTTAGAATTACTTTACAAATTACAATgcttaaataataaatcatcaaacaataaaaatattgcaTATCTGTGTATTTGGGGTGTATTTTTGtagcttatatatatatttttttttttctaaagacattttatttaggTAACTTGCATTTTCTTCTGGATGTTACGATTGACATGGTCAGTCTGTCTAACTCATACTTAAAACATCTTTTCCAAAagcatattttcttttctatcagtttttctttttgcagctttttttcacAACCTTGTTGTGATGATACATCTCAAGATGTTTCTATTTTTGGGCCTCCATGCTTTGAACAGCTCCTGCAGCATCCTGGCGTCCTCTGTAGCATTATGGGCATTGTAGGTCCTTCCCAGGAAGTGCCGGACCAGATTCTCCTGAGAATAACTGTTCAGATTATTAAACAGGTTCTTGCTTAGTGGCAAGGTATCCAGAAACCCAGACACCACCTGCTGAAACTCCTGCCAGAGCAGGCACCGCTTCAGAACTCTGGTGAGCACTGGCACATCAAACCGCCTTGCACCGTGGGCCGCCAGCAGCACAGGGCGTTGGAAGGAGCGAAGGAAGGTGATGAAGTTGGCGAGAGCCTCCTGGAGAGGGGTGGTGGCCACTTGAATCCCATCAAGGAACAGACTGTTATTTCTAAATCTAAAGCCTGTGACCCGCTTGGCGCTCTCATCGAGGTCACGGCCAGGGAGAATGTAGACATTATAGGCCCTGTCTCCACAGATGGCCGCCAACTGGATAACATCACACACTGTGGTGTCTGAAAGTAGAGGAGAGATGGATTATAGGAggataacaaaaagaaaatttaaaaacagcagttacAATAGTTCAAATTATAGAATCAAAATTGAACAGTTTCAATcattgtgctaagctaagctaatcagCTGTTAATTGTTGCCGCACATTTAACATACAGAAATTGTTCTTCTAAATTTTGATCTGTCAGAGTCAGACGCCTATAGAATGAGTCATTTTAATGTCAACAGAGCAAACTCTTTCCTCTGATGAAATCCATAACAAGACTGATGCAAGCTCCAGAAAAATGGACATTGTACtaaaactgtttttgtctttttgttttttatctttattgtgACTTTTGTTTGGCTATATCATTGCTGTGCTGCCTTATTTAATCAGCCTTCAGGCTGGGTTGATAAAAACTGTTGGTCTGTTGCTGATGTAACAACTTGTACATTACTTGGCTGCAAACTTTGCAAAATAACTAGAAAATCCAAGTAAACGGACCTTGGGAAACACTATTTCTCAGCTAAAACATAAATCTTAATATATTATCATTAATATAGATTTttctaaaaatacagaaaatattttacacaaatattaTTAAAGGTAGATCATTAGAACACAGACTATCATTAAACAAGGTAGATGAAATGTCACATGTAACAATAACCTGACTGATAGAGGATTGATAAACAGACAATATTAACATAATGTTACCTAATCCAGTTGCCTCCAAGTCAAAGAAAACGATGGTTTTGTAATCAGACATCTGCaggatttaagaaaaaaaaaggtcaaagtCAAACTCCAGTCAGGCTCTGATGACCTGATAAACCTTAAAGAATTAAAAACTGGCAGTCCGatcagaagaagagacagaaaacatctgCTAAACTGATGAAGTGTCAGCTCACCGTGGTAGTTGGACGTGCTGCTGCGTGCTGGGACAGATGTCATGTGAAGGCAGCTGCAACAGCCTCTTTATATAGTCTGTTCCAACTAACAGCTGATTCACCGCCCAAGCATTTCAAAACCTACAGAAACGCAGGCACCTCTACTTTCATTTTAGTGAAAGAGAAACGAGccgcttttctttttttgcttgttCAGTTTCACTGTTCCGGTTGTcgacaaaacaaaactgtgtgaAGGAAAATTCCCTTAAGTTCCGTCAGTTTGATTTTTGACCCGGTGAAAAGAGGCGTTTGCTTTGTTTATCAAATAATCAACCAAATCATTTAATCAAATAATGAGTACAGAATAAACAAGAATGCTCATAACATGAAAGGTTCTAATACCCGGTCTCTGAATCCGATCAGTCTAAGTCCGTTTAACGAAAAAGCGTCTTTATTTTCTAACTTTCTGAACGGGAGGTAGGAGAAATAGAGCAAATGTCCGATTATTAAAGCAGTGAACGATACGAG contains:
- the mpi gene encoding mannose-6-phosphate isomerase isoform X1, coding for MEEVRVFPLTCAVQNYAWGKIGLDSEVAKLVVGGDPLAVIEDGKPYAELWMGAHPKGDAQIKDNRIAQTTLGQWIAHFPGCLGSKVKDTFHGQLPFLFKVLSVNTALSIQAHPNRELAGRLHAQFPEHYPDNNHKPEMAIALTRFQGLCGFRPVEEILGFLKCVPEFHALVGNEAAEELRCSVGDAARTRQALKKCFTRMMNCEKKVFVDQLNMLVKRVTEEGAAGKDTSTSNGDLLLRLHSQYPGDIGCFSIYFLNHVVLNPGQAMFLGANEPHAYLYGDCIECMACSDNTVRAGLTPKYIDVNTLCEMLNYSPAPASSKIFPHVQDSSDPCVSLYDPPVPDFAVIRIQVPASVKQYTVAPVDSASILLVIEGDATATSAAAFSDVTLRRGTVLFVSANESVSLHIASPLGMTMFRACCLL
- the LOC113133042 gene encoding protein PML-like, with the translated sequence MQKSESEKAETSQRPLVFFDLETTGLGQGCEIVQLAAVSGRHSLNLYVIPRGRMERGAARVTGFRVCRQKLYLHRQLVLTNSLREVLVSFIAFLQMLGRPLVIGHNIRRFDCPLLARVLDELNLRAQFESSISGFVDTLPLSREMLKDSRVQSFRQENLVRELVGVNYKAHDALEDVRALQTLYGVLQPLPQLVCKHAFTLDTMENKPSVTAAKAKSLCKPPGQRPLWEHFRQAVKVTENQPEDHDDELNRL
- the LOC113133046 gene encoding protein PML-like encodes the protein MSDYKTIVFFDLEATGLDTTVCDVIQLAAICGDRAYNVYILPGRDLDESAKRVTGFRFRNNSLFLDGIQVATTPLQEALANFITFLRSFQRPVLLAAHGARRFDVPVLTRVLKRCLLWQEFQQVVSGFLDTLPLSKNLFNNLNSYSQENLVRHFLGRTYNAHNATEDARMLQELFKAWRPKNRNILRCIITTRL
- the mpi gene encoding mannose-6-phosphate isomerase isoform X2; protein product: MGAHPKGDAQIKDNRIAQTTLGQWIAHFPGCLGSKVKDTFHGQLPFLFKVLSVNTALSIQAHPNRELAGRLHAQFPEHYPDNNHKPEMAIALTRFQGLCGFRPVEEILGFLKCVPEFHALVGNEAAEELRCSVGDAARTRQALKKCFTRMMNCEKKVFVDQLNMLVKRVTEEGAAGKDTSTSNGDLLLRLHSQYPGDIGCFSIYFLNHVVLNPGQAMFLGANEPHAYLYGDCIECMACSDNTVRAGLTPKYIDVNTLCEMLNYSPAPASSKIFPHVQDSSDPCVSLYDPPVPDFAVIRIQVPASVKQYTVAPVDSASILLVIEGDATATSAAAFSDVTLRRGTVLFVSANESVSLHIASPLGMTMFRACCLL